From the genome of Thermoflexus hugenholtzii, one region includes:
- a CDS encoding class I SAM-dependent methyltransferase, with protein sequence MIRKPTTRSKPSLPPDLYGEEYFLSACEGYEEFLRTRGEHLSRRLQAAFAVAEVRPGMRVLDVGCGRGEIVRHCARLGAWAIGVDYAAAAVQLSARLLREAVDLQAPAALAQADAKYLPFRAGVFDRVLMFDVVEHLFPWELRLALREAHRVLKPGGMLVIHTAPNRWYDAYAYPLVRLVRTLQGLGHLYPPNPRALNVPVNEAVHVNEQGPLGLWWALRRAGFRPVRVWLSTPPQNRQEGPFFRMLRHIAFHWIPFRWFFEREVFAVAVRP encoded by the coding sequence GTGATCCGCAAACCGACAACGCGTTCGAAACCCTCGCTGCCGCCCGATCTCTATGGGGAGGAATACTTCCTCTCCGCCTGCGAGGGCTATGAGGAGTTCCTCCGCACACGCGGGGAACATCTCTCCCGGCGCCTCCAGGCCGCCTTCGCCGTGGCGGAGGTCCGCCCCGGCATGCGGGTGCTGGACGTCGGCTGCGGGCGTGGGGAGATCGTCCGTCATTGCGCCCGCCTGGGCGCATGGGCCATCGGCGTCGATTACGCCGCCGCCGCCGTGCAGCTTTCGGCCCGCCTGCTCCGGGAGGCCGTCGACCTGCAGGCCCCGGCCGCCCTGGCCCAGGCCGACGCCAAATACCTTCCCTTCCGGGCAGGGGTCTTCGACCGGGTGCTGATGTTCGACGTGGTCGAGCACCTCTTCCCATGGGAGCTCCGCCTGGCGCTGCGGGAGGCTCACCGGGTGCTGAAGCCCGGCGGGATGCTGGTCATCCACACCGCTCCGAACCGCTGGTATGACGCCTACGCCTATCCCCTCGTCCGCCTGGTCCGCACCCTTCAGGGCCTGGGCCACCTCTACCCGCCCAACCCGCGCGCCCTCAACGTCCCGGTCAACGAGGCCGTCCACGTGAACGAACAGGGTCCCCTCGGCCTGTGGTGGGCCCTGCGCCGGGCAGGCTTCCGCCCGGTGCGGGTCTGGCTCTCGACCCCCCCGCAAAACCGCCAGGAGGGACCCTTCTTCCGCATGCTGCGCCACATCGCCTTCCACTGGATCCCCTTTCGCTGGTTCTTCGAGCGAGAGGTGTTCGCAGTGGCGGTCCGGCCGTGA
- a CDS encoding diacylglycerol kinase family protein codes for MQPPRRVMIIYNPAAGPREMTREIQAVARRWEGRGWSVIIRITERPGMATELAHEAALEGFDWVVAAGGDGTVNEVANGLVGLPSALGVLPVGTGNVWARQLGLPTYPLVHPLRVQVAAQLLEAARIHLIDVGRANGRYFLLWAGIGLDAQVAQQMEPRDRGTKRLGALAYLIAAALIARDFPAMRATVFIDGRRRIRGRTLVVLVANAQLYGGLVRIAPQALLDDGYLNICVFRGMGLPWALRHFINVFGGRHLQDPAVKFFTGRQVLVETRPVVPVQVDGEPIGHTPMVFEVVPRSLRILVPPTAPASLFRDLAGTSDVPASAR; via the coding sequence ATGCAGCCGCCTCGACGGGTGATGATCATCTACAACCCGGCCGCGGGCCCCCGGGAGATGACCCGGGAGATCCAGGCGGTCGCGCGCAGATGGGAGGGCCGGGGATGGTCCGTGATCATACGGATCACCGAGCGCCCCGGGATGGCCACGGAGCTCGCCCATGAGGCCGCCCTGGAGGGGTTCGACTGGGTGGTGGCCGCCGGCGGAGACGGCACGGTGAACGAAGTGGCCAACGGCCTGGTCGGGTTGCCCAGCGCCCTGGGGGTGCTGCCCGTGGGCACCGGGAACGTGTGGGCTCGACAGCTGGGCCTGCCCACCTATCCCCTGGTGCATCCATTGCGCGTCCAGGTGGCCGCCCAGCTCCTGGAGGCCGCGCGGATCCACCTCATCGATGTCGGACGGGCGAACGGGCGCTACTTCCTGCTCTGGGCCGGCATCGGGCTGGACGCTCAAGTGGCGCAACAGATGGAGCCCCGGGATCGGGGCACCAAGCGCCTGGGGGCCCTGGCCTACCTGATCGCCGCCGCCCTCATCGCCCGGGATTTCCCGGCCATGCGGGCCACCGTGTTCATCGACGGCCGTCGCCGGATCCGAGGCCGCACCCTGGTGGTGCTGGTGGCCAACGCCCAGCTCTACGGCGGGCTGGTCCGCATCGCCCCCCAGGCGTTGCTGGACGACGGATACCTCAACATCTGTGTGTTCCGGGGGATGGGGCTGCCGTGGGCCCTGCGGCACTTCATCAATGTGTTCGGAGGACGCCATCTCCAGGATCCGGCCGTCAAATTCTTCACCGGGCGCCAGGTCCTGGTCGAAACCCGGCCGGTGGTCCCGGTGCAGGTGGACGGGGAACCCATCGGCCACACCCCTATGGTCTTCGAAGTCGTCCCCCGCTCCCTGCGTATCCTGGTCCCCCCTACCGCCCCGGCTTCGCTTTTCCGAGACCTCGCCGGGACCTCGGATGTTCCTGCTTCCGCACGCTGA
- the uvrB gene encoding excinuclease ABC subunit UvrB, translating into MTRFELVAPFEPTGDQPQAIEKLVEGLRRGYRYQTLLGATGTGKTFTIAHVIARVQKPTLVISHNKTLAAQLYAEFREFFPRNAVEYFVSYYDYYQPEAYIPQTDTYIEKETSINEEIERLRLAATQALFTRRDVIIVASVSCIYGIGNPHDWGQVVIRLQRGQVRRRDNLLRHLVDIQYTRNDIDFRRGTFRVRGDTVDVFPAYQDTAIRIEFWGDEIDRLVEFDPLTGEVLRLHEAVEIYPAKHFVTPEEKLRRAIASIEQELHQRLEELRAQGKLLEAERLRQRTLYDLEMLREVGYCHGIENYSRHLDGRAPGEPPWTLLDYFPDDFLVVIDESHMTIPQLRGMYHGDRSRKETLVEYGFRLPSALDNRPLTFEEFEQRVRQVIFMSATPGPYELEKSEQVVEQLIRPTGILDPIVEVRPTKGQIEDLIGEIRRRVARGERALVTTLTKRLAEELSDYLNEMGIRTHYLHADIDTLERVEILRDLRLGVYDVVVGINLLREGLDLPEVSLVAVLDADQEGFLRSETALIQTIGRAARHVNGTAILYADRITESMRRAIEETNRRRAIQEAYNRAHGIEPRSIVKAVRDLTDRVREMVAEEAGTAGRPPAMPKEELQRLIRALEKEMKRAAQALEFEKAAALRDQIFELREQLRVIELAETPPEARIRRLVEMEQPEEEPDSETPVAPAPPGRRNRPRRKG; encoded by the coding sequence ATGACACGCTTTGAGCTGGTGGCGCCTTTCGAGCCCACAGGGGATCAGCCGCAGGCCATCGAGAAGCTGGTGGAGGGCCTGCGCCGGGGCTATCGCTACCAGACGTTGTTGGGGGCCACGGGCACCGGCAAGACCTTCACCATCGCCCACGTCATCGCCCGGGTTCAGAAGCCCACCCTGGTCATCAGCCACAACAAAACCCTGGCCGCCCAGCTCTACGCCGAGTTCCGGGAGTTCTTCCCCCGCAACGCGGTGGAGTATTTCGTCAGCTACTACGATTACTACCAGCCGGAGGCCTACATCCCCCAGACGGACACCTACATCGAGAAGGAGACCAGCATCAACGAGGAGATTGAGCGGCTGCGCCTGGCGGCCACCCAGGCCCTCTTCACCCGGCGCGATGTGATCATCGTGGCCTCCGTATCCTGCATCTACGGCATCGGCAACCCCCACGACTGGGGCCAGGTGGTCATCCGCTTGCAACGCGGCCAGGTCCGCCGTCGGGACAACCTGCTGCGGCATCTGGTGGACATCCAGTATACGCGCAATGACATCGACTTCCGGCGGGGGACCTTCCGGGTGCGGGGGGACACGGTGGACGTGTTTCCCGCTTATCAGGACACGGCCATCCGCATTGAGTTCTGGGGGGATGAGATCGACCGCCTGGTGGAGTTCGACCCCCTGACCGGGGAGGTGCTCCGCCTGCACGAGGCGGTGGAGATCTACCCGGCCAAGCACTTCGTGACTCCCGAAGAGAAGCTGCGTCGGGCCATCGCCTCCATCGAACAGGAGCTCCACCAGCGCCTGGAGGAGCTGCGGGCCCAGGGCAAGCTCCTGGAGGCCGAGCGGCTCCGCCAGCGCACCCTCTATGACCTGGAGATGCTGCGGGAGGTGGGCTACTGCCACGGCATCGAGAACTACTCCCGGCACCTGGACGGACGGGCCCCGGGGGAGCCCCCGTGGACGCTGCTGGATTACTTCCCCGACGATTTCCTGGTGGTGATCGACGAGTCCCACATGACCATCCCCCAGCTGCGGGGGATGTATCACGGGGATCGCTCCCGCAAGGAGACGCTGGTGGAATACGGCTTCCGCCTCCCCTCGGCCCTGGACAACCGGCCCCTCACCTTCGAGGAGTTCGAACAGCGGGTCCGCCAGGTGATCTTCATGTCCGCCACCCCCGGTCCGTATGAGCTGGAGAAATCCGAGCAGGTCGTCGAGCAGCTGATCCGGCCCACCGGGATCCTGGACCCCATCGTGGAGGTGCGCCCGACGAAGGGGCAGATCGAGGACCTCATCGGCGAGATCCGCCGACGGGTCGCCCGGGGGGAGCGAGCCCTGGTCACCACCCTGACCAAGCGCCTGGCCGAGGAGCTCTCGGATTACCTCAACGAGATGGGCATCCGCACCCACTACCTGCACGCGGACATCGACACCCTGGAGCGCGTGGAGATCCTGCGGGATCTCCGCCTGGGGGTTTACGATGTGGTGGTGGGGATCAACCTGCTGCGGGAGGGATTGGACCTCCCGGAGGTCTCCCTGGTGGCGGTGCTGGACGCGGACCAGGAGGGTTTCCTGCGCAGCGAGACCGCGTTGATCCAGACCATCGGGCGGGCGGCCCGCCATGTGAACGGGACGGCCATCCTCTACGCCGACCGGATCACCGAATCCATGCGCCGGGCCATCGAGGAGACCAACCGGCGACGGGCGATCCAGGAGGCTTATAATCGCGCCCATGGCATCGAGCCCCGCTCTATCGTGAAGGCGGTGCGGGACCTCACGGATCGGGTTCGGGAGATGGTGGCGGAGGAGGCCGGGACGGCCGGACGGCCGCCGGCGATGCCGAAGGAGGAGCTGCAGCGGCTGATCCGCGCCCTGGAGAAGGAGATGAAGCGGGCCGCCCAGGCCCTGGAGTTCGAGAAAGCCGCCGCCCTGCGGGACCAGATCTTCGAGCTGCGGGAGCAGCTGCGGGTGATCGAGCTGGCGGAGACCCCGCCGGAGGCGAGGATCCGGCGCCTGGTGGAGATGGAGCAGCCGGAGGAGGAGCCGGATTCCGAAACCCCCGTCGCGCCCGCGCCGCCGGGGCGGCGCAACCGCCCCCGCCGCAAGGGATAG
- a CDS encoding WecB/TagA/CpsF family glycosyltransferase — protein MMEPPVRRILGVRVHDVTLAEALELVEAFIAEGGPHQVCTVNPEFVMHARRNPDFFRVLEGSSLNVPDGVGLLWAGRMLGQPLRERVAGVDLMEALIARAAERGWRVFLLGAAEGVAERAARVLQARYPGWILAGTFAGSPRPEEAPAIRERLQEARPDLLFVAYGAPQQDLWIARHQPALRIPVAMGVGGAFDFIAGVVPRAPRWMREAGLEWLYRLIRQPWRWRRMRALPRFVLAVLAARYASR, from the coding sequence ATGATGGAGCCGCCGGTCCGACGCATTCTGGGCGTCCGGGTGCACGATGTCACCCTGGCCGAGGCCTTAGAGCTCGTGGAGGCCTTCATCGCCGAGGGAGGGCCGCATCAGGTCTGCACCGTGAACCCGGAGTTCGTGATGCACGCCCGTCGGAACCCGGACTTCTTCCGGGTCCTGGAGGGATCCAGCCTGAATGTCCCGGACGGCGTCGGGTTGCTCTGGGCCGGGAGGATGCTGGGACAGCCCCTACGGGAGCGGGTGGCGGGGGTGGACCTGATGGAGGCCCTGATCGCCCGGGCCGCGGAGCGGGGATGGCGGGTGTTCCTGCTGGGCGCTGCGGAAGGGGTCGCTGAGCGCGCGGCAAGGGTCCTGCAGGCCCGCTACCCGGGCTGGATCCTCGCCGGGACCTTCGCGGGCTCCCCCCGGCCGGAGGAGGCCCCGGCGATCCGGGAGCGCTTGCAGGAGGCCCGGCCGGATCTCCTCTTCGTCGCATACGGGGCCCCGCAACAGGATCTCTGGATCGCCCGTCACCAGCCGGCGCTCCGGATCCCGGTCGCCATGGGGGTCGGCGGGGCCTTTGATTTCATCGCCGGCGTCGTGCCCCGGGCCCCTCGCTGGATGCGGGAGGCTGGCCTGGAGTGGCTCTACCGGCTGATCCGTCAGCCGTGGCGGTGGCGGCGGATGCGCGCCTTGCCCCGCTTCGTGCTCGCGGTTCTGGCGGCCCGCTATGCTTCCCGGTGA
- a CDS encoding transposase: MPTVCLRFRFEEHPRIRALMEACADIQRQAVDYALENGKTATFTLIKALYPSLRAQHPDLHSSLIYGAIRSGARVVHVFRNQQRRGKTRADRPEIRRPSVYLVRQTVKIEWDGEILTVTIPVSPRDPEPIVLTFRPHHKYRRLLDEWKAGRARMGEPTLTAHSLSIPLKFPDPIPYRPEGVIGIDSNEGNLTAFVTSTGEIREIDTRYVGKVNRDHLRREIKGTRGKHNPKAKKKIASKHRRIRREKTENFWHHLALALIAWALGMKAALVLEDLKGMKERIGEGKSRRMRQRLLNFWSIMTFHRILVHKARFYGVPVIGVDPQNTSRACPVCGKVNERLRGPVRACPCGVRMGRHAAAAVNIARRGMEFLGGLDPRGRGRWATPVAGPLALG, from the coding sequence ATGCCGACGGTCTGCCTGCGGTTCCGGTTCGAGGAGCATCCCAGGATCCGCGCCCTGATGGAGGCCTGCGCCGACATCCAGCGGCAGGCCGTCGACTACGCCCTGGAAAACGGCAAAACCGCCACCTTCACCCTCATCAAAGCCCTCTACCCCTCCCTGCGCGCGCAGCATCCGGATCTCCACTCCAGTCTCATCTACGGGGCGATCCGATCCGGCGCCCGGGTCGTCCACGTCTTTCGGAATCAACAGCGGAGAGGGAAGACCCGGGCGGACCGGCCGGAGATCCGGCGCCCCTCGGTCTACCTGGTTCGGCAGACGGTGAAGATCGAATGGGATGGCGAGATCCTGACCGTCACGATTCCGGTCTCCCCCCGGGATCCGGAGCCCATCGTCCTCACTTTCCGTCCCCACCACAAGTATCGCCGGCTGCTGGACGAGTGGAAGGCGGGGCGGGCGAGGATGGGGGAGCCGACGCTCACGGCCCACTCCCTCTCCATCCCCCTCAAGTTCCCCGATCCCATCCCCTATAGGCCGGAGGGGGTGATCGGGATCGATAGCAACGAGGGGAATCTGACGGCCTTCGTGACCTCCACCGGCGAGATCCGGGAGATCGACACCCGGTATGTGGGGAAGGTCAACCGGGACCATCTGCGGCGCGAGATCAAAGGGACGAGAGGAAAGCACAACCCGAAGGCCAAGAAGAAGATCGCCTCCAAACACCGAAGGATTCGCCGGGAGAAGACGGAGAACTTCTGGCATCATCTGGCCCTGGCCTTGATTGCCTGGGCGCTCGGGATGAAAGCGGCTCTGGTGCTGGAGGATCTCAAGGGGATGAAGGAGCGGATCGGGGAGGGGAAGTCCAGGAGGATGCGGCAGCGCCTGCTCAATTTCTGGAGCATTATGACTTTCCATCGGATTCTGGTTCACAAGGCGAGGTTTTATGGGGTTCCGGTGATTGGGGTGGATCCGCAGAACACGTCCCGGGCGTGTCCGGTATGCGGCAAAGTGAATGAAAGGCTAAGGGGACCCGTTCGGGCGTGCCCTTGCGGGGTGAGGATGGGCCGTCACGCGGCGGCGGCGGTGAACATCGCCCGCAGGGGGATGGAATTCCTCGGGGGCTTAGACCCTCGGGGCAGGGGTCGGTGGGCGACCCCGGTGGCCGGTCCTCTGGCCTTGGGCTAA
- the fdhD gene encoding formate dehydrogenase accessory sulfurtransferase FdhD, with product MWKLWPVIGLRPGRRERQEDAVIAEEPLEIQIALPNAEGAEVLPVAVTMRTPGDDEDLALGFLYTEGLIDDPRWIRAGLSSERPTPHTVRVVLPPGHGIDRQRLTRHFYMTSSCGVCGKAAVEAVFVQGYPPLPEDEPVIPLSLLVDLPRRMREAQRLFHRTGGLHAAAIFDPAGELLWVREDVGRHNAVDKVIGAALRAGRIPLSHAIMLVSGRAGFEIAQKALRAGIPILAALGAPSSLTLELAHAAGMTVVGFLRPEGANVYTAPWRIAG from the coding sequence ATGTGGAAGCTGTGGCCGGTCATCGGCCTGCGCCCGGGGCGACGGGAGCGACAGGAAGACGCTGTGATCGCGGAGGAGCCCCTGGAGATCCAGATCGCCCTCCCCAATGCGGAAGGCGCGGAGGTCCTCCCCGTCGCGGTCACGATGCGGACCCCGGGGGACGATGAGGACCTGGCCCTGGGCTTTCTCTACACGGAGGGTCTGATCGACGATCCTCGATGGATCCGCGCGGGGCTGTCCTCGGAGCGCCCAACCCCTCACACCGTCCGGGTTGTGCTCCCTCCGGGTCACGGGATCGACCGGCAGCGGCTGACCCGTCACTTCTATATGACCAGCAGCTGCGGGGTATGCGGGAAAGCGGCCGTTGAAGCGGTATTCGTCCAGGGCTATCCCCCGCTGCCGGAGGATGAGCCGGTGATCCCGCTCTCGCTCCTTGTGGATCTGCCGCGGCGGATGCGCGAGGCCCAGCGCCTCTTCCATCGGACCGGTGGGCTGCATGCGGCGGCGATCTTCGACCCGGCGGGCGAGCTGCTCTGGGTGCGGGAGGACGTGGGGCGACACAACGCGGTGGACAAGGTCATCGGGGCGGCGCTGCGGGCCGGGCGGATCCCCCTCTCCCACGCCATCATGCTGGTGAGCGGGCGGGCCGGGTTCGAGATCGCCCAGAAGGCCCTGCGGGCCGGCATTCCGATCTTGGCGGCCCTCGGCGCCCCCTCCAGCCTGACGCTGGAGCTGGCCCACGCCGCCGGGATGACGGTGGTCGGCTTCCTGCGCCCGGAGGGAGCGAACGTCTACACCGCCCCCTGGCGGATCGCCGGATAA
- a CDS encoding FdhF/YdeP family oxidoreductase: MGGVRKAVRWPARRPMPSLWASWKPLGIGEQRPNNYLEILRAIWENRDRLGYAWRVLNDGVCDGCALGTIGMRDWTITGIHLCNIRLRLLRLNTMPPLDVRLLADVEALRSRSARALRALGRLPYPMIRRRGEPGFRRISWEEALDLIAAFIRNTSPGRLGFYLTSRGLPNEAYYVAQKAVRAMGTNSIDNAARICHAPSTLALKAALGVAATTCSYTDLIGTDLIVFFGSNVANNQPVMMKYLYYARKAGTRVVLVNPYREPAMERYWVPSDLESALFGTRITDRFFQVRVGGDIAFIYGAIKHMIEQGWMDEAFIRNHTAGFEELRAMLQGLSWEELEEGAGLSREEMREFARMVAEADRAVFVWSMGITQHTHGEDNVHAIINLALMKGFVGREGCGLMPIRGHSGVQGGAEMGAYATAFPGGLPINEENARRLSALYGFEVPATRGLTAPEMIEAAHRGELDLLFSVGGNFYEVLPDPDFVREALERIPLRVHMDIVLSPPMLFEPGEAVILLPAATRYEGPGGVTETTTERRVIFSPEIPGPRIGEARPEWWVFGELAARVRPDLADRVRFPNTQAIREEIARVIPMYDGIQHLRKKGDQFQYGGPLLCAGWQFPTPDGKAHFKAVPLPRTSIPEGAFRVATRRGKQFNSMIHEDIDPINGLPRDAVLMHPHDAARLGLRPGDPVRLWNPYGELRGRVFLADVKPGTLQVHWPEGNALAAPEARSPLAGIPAYKGIFAFVERANGDAAP, encoded by the coding sequence ATGGGAGGGGTGCGGAAAGCGGTGCGATGGCCGGCCCGGCGGCCGATGCCATCCCTGTGGGCCAGCTGGAAGCCGCTGGGGATCGGGGAGCAGCGCCCGAACAACTACCTGGAGATCCTGCGGGCCATCTGGGAGAACCGGGACCGGCTGGGCTACGCCTGGCGCGTTTTGAATGACGGGGTATGCGACGGCTGCGCCCTGGGCACCATCGGGATGCGCGACTGGACCATCACCGGGATCCACCTCTGCAACATCCGCCTCCGCTTGCTCCGCCTCAACACCATGCCTCCGCTGGACGTCCGATTGCTTGCGGATGTGGAGGCCCTGCGATCCCGATCTGCGCGGGCGTTGCGGGCGCTGGGCCGGTTGCCCTACCCGATGATCCGGCGTCGGGGCGAGCCGGGCTTCCGCCGGATCTCCTGGGAGGAGGCGCTGGACCTCATCGCAGCCTTCATCCGCAACACCTCTCCGGGGCGCCTGGGCTTCTACCTCACCAGCCGGGGTCTTCCCAACGAGGCCTATTACGTGGCCCAGAAGGCCGTGCGGGCCATGGGGACCAACTCCATCGACAACGCCGCCCGGATCTGCCATGCCCCGAGCACCCTCGCCCTCAAGGCCGCTCTCGGCGTGGCCGCCACCACGTGTTCCTACACTGATCTCATCGGGACCGACCTCATCGTCTTCTTCGGCTCGAACGTGGCCAACAACCAGCCGGTGATGATGAAATACCTCTACTACGCCCGCAAGGCGGGGACCCGCGTGGTCCTGGTCAACCCCTACCGCGAGCCCGCCATGGAGCGTTACTGGGTCCCCTCGGACCTGGAGAGCGCCCTCTTCGGCACCCGCATCACCGATCGCTTCTTCCAGGTCCGAGTGGGCGGCGACATCGCCTTCATCTACGGGGCGATCAAACACATGATCGAACAGGGGTGGATGGATGAGGCGTTCATCCGCAACCACACCGCAGGCTTTGAGGAGCTGCGGGCGATGCTGCAGGGCCTCTCCTGGGAGGAGCTGGAGGAGGGCGCGGGGCTCTCCCGGGAGGAGATGAGGGAGTTCGCCCGCATGGTCGCGGAGGCGGACCGCGCGGTTTTCGTCTGGAGCATGGGGATCACCCAACACACCCATGGCGAGGACAACGTCCATGCCATCATCAACCTGGCCCTGATGAAGGGCTTCGTCGGCCGGGAGGGTTGCGGCCTGATGCCCATCCGGGGCCACTCGGGGGTCCAGGGCGGAGCGGAGATGGGCGCTTACGCCACCGCCTTCCCGGGCGGCCTCCCCATCAACGAAGAGAACGCCCGCCGCCTCTCGGCGCTCTACGGCTTCGAGGTCCCCGCTACGCGCGGCCTCACCGCCCCGGAGATGATCGAGGCGGCCCATCGCGGGGAGCTGGACCTCCTCTTCAGCGTGGGCGGCAACTTCTATGAGGTGCTTCCGGATCCCGATTTCGTCCGCGAGGCCCTGGAGCGGATCCCCCTGCGGGTGCACATGGACATCGTGCTCTCGCCCCCGATGCTCTTCGAACCCGGAGAGGCGGTGATCCTGCTACCGGCGGCCACCCGCTACGAAGGCCCGGGCGGGGTGACCGAGACCACCACCGAACGCCGGGTGATCTTCAGCCCGGAGATCCCGGGACCGCGGATCGGCGAGGCCCGTCCCGAATGGTGGGTCTTCGGGGAGCTGGCCGCCCGGGTCCGGCCGGATCTCGCCGACCGGGTTCGCTTCCCGAACACCCAGGCCATCCGGGAGGAGATCGCCCGGGTGATCCCGATGTATGACGGGATCCAGCACCTGCGGAAGAAAGGGGATCAGTTCCAGTATGGCGGGCCGCTGCTTTGCGCCGGCTGGCAGTTCCCCACCCCGGATGGGAAGGCCCACTTCAAGGCGGTGCCGCTGCCGCGGACGTCCATCCCGGAGGGAGCGTTCCGGGTGGCCACCCGGCGCGGGAAGCAGTTCAACAGCATGATCCACGAGGACATCGATCCCATCAATGGCCTCCCGCGGGACGCGGTGTTGATGCACCCCCACGACGCGGCCCGCCTGGGGCTACGCCCCGGAGATCCCGTCCGGCTTTGGAACCCTTACGGGGAGCTGCGGGGCCGGGTCTTCCTGGCCGACGTGAAGCCCGGCACCCTCCAGGTGCACTGGCCCGAGGGGAACGCCCTGGCGGCCCCCGAGGCCCGCTCGCCTCTGGCCGGCATCCCCGCTTACAAAGGGATCTTCGCCTTTGTGGAGCGCGCGAACGGGGATGCGGCTCCCTGA
- a CDS encoding transposase yields the protein MPTVCLRFRFEEHPRIRALMEACADIQRQAVDYALENGKTATFTLIQALYPSLRAQHPDLHSNLIYGAIRSGARIVHGFRNQQRKGKTRADRPEIRRPSIYLVRQTVKIEWDGEILTVTIPVSPRDPEPIVLTFRPHHKYRRLLDEWKAGRAKMGEPMLTAHSLSIPLKFPDPTPYKPDGVIGIDSNEGNLTAFATSTGEIREIDTSYVGKVNRDHLRREIKGTRGKQNPKARKKIASKHRRIRQEKTENFWHHLALALIAWALGMKAALVLEDLKGMKERIGEGKSRRMRQRLLNFWSIMKFHRILEHKARFYGVPLIFVDPQNTSKTCPVCGRVGERLRGHVLACPCGVRMGRHEAAAVNIARRGVEFLEGLDPRGRGRWATPVAGPLALG from the coding sequence ATGCCGACGGTCTGCCTGCGGTTCCGGTTCGAGGAGCATCCCAGGATCCGCGCCCTGATGGAGGCCTGCGCCGACATCCAGCGGCAGGCCGTCGATTACGCCCTGGAAAACGGCAAAACCGCCACCTTCACCCTCATCCAGGCCCTCTACCCCTCCCTGCGCGCGCAGCATCCGGATCTCCACTCCAACCTCATCTACGGAGCGATCCGATCCGGCGCCCGGATCGTCCACGGCTTCCGAAACCAGCAGCGGAAGGGGAAGACCCGGGCGGACCGGCCGGAGATCCGGCGCCCCTCGATCTATCTGGTCCGGCAGACGGTGAAGATCGAGTGGGACGGGGAGATCCTGACCGTCACGATCCCGGTCTCCCCCCGGGATCCGGAGCCCATCGTCCTCACCTTTCGCCCTCACCACAAGTATCGCCGGCTGCTGGACGAGTGGAAGGCAGGGCGGGCAAAGATGGGGGAGCCGATGCTCACGGCCCACTCCCTCTCCATCCCCCTGAAGTTCCCAGATCCCACCCCCTATAAGCCGGATGGGGTAATCGGGATTGACAGCAACGAGGGGAATCTGACGGCTTTCGCGACGTCCACTGGAGAGATCCGGGAGATTGACACCAGCTACGTGGGGAAGGTCAACCGGGACCATCTGCGGCGTGAGATCAAGGGGACAAGGGGGAAGCAGAATCCGAAAGCCAGGAAGAAGATCGCTTCCAAGCATCGAAGGATCCGCCAGGAGAAGACGGAGAACTTCTGGCATCATTTGGCCCTGGCACTGATCGCCTGGGCGCTGGGGATGAAGGCGGCCTTGGTGCTGGAGGACTTGAAGGGAATGAAGGAGCGGATTGGGGAGGGGAAGTCCAGGAGGATGCGGCAACGGTTGCTCAACTTCTGGTCGATTATGAAGTTCCACCGCATCCTGGAGCACAAGGCAAGATTCTACGGCGTCCCGCTGATTTTTGTGGATCCGCAAAACACGTCCAAGACGTGTCCGGTATGCGGCAGGGTGGGTGAAAGGCTAAGGGGGCACGTCTTGGCGTGCCCTTGCGGGGTGAGGATGGGCCGTCACGAGGCGGCGGCAGTGAACATCGCCCGCAGGGGGGTGGAATTCCTCGAGGGCTTAGACCCTCGGGGCAGGGGTCGGTGGGCGACCCCCGTGGCCGGTCCTCTGGCCCTGGGCTAA